The genomic stretch CAGCAGGTACACCATGTCAACACTTAACAATTTGTGTACTGGAATACCCTAATATACTCAGTAAGTTAATGTGTGTAaactgtaattttatttaaaaaaaaattattgttaaaaaatgtaagaaaaatacttaaaaaaataaataaaattatggcACTATGAGACAGATATTGTGTTTTAAAGGATGTTTTTAGtgtttacagtgccttgcagaagtatacATTGAAAGGACACCAGTACTTGAGGGGATGTTAGACAGGAAAACTTTGCAGggagaacttaaaaaaaaagtaagatatttactcaTTTTCTTGTTGTCTTACTTTGGATAAGTAAGACAACAAGCATGGTGTCTTCTTTTAAAAggccatcattcagtctgtcctcTGCACAAAAAGAGTAATACTAAGATTGTAGAATTAGCTTCAATGGCCAAGATTCTCTTCACAAAAGAATAATTTGACTTTGATTGCACACAGTCACAGTGTACAGACTTTATGCATAAGAATATAAACTTTGGAgaagataaagataaaaatagGAATAAATACATGTATCTTTATGTCGATCCaacatttcttcttttattttcattgagAGAAGGTTGTCAGAGTGCTTAAAAACTAGAGTAATTAATAACCGCATCAAAAACCTGTCAGAGAACAATGCCTTTTGGTAAGATAAAATGTGCATCTTTAAagataaatcacatttaaacttGTAGAGATGGAAAACCAACTCCAGAAATTCAAAAGGTCTCGCAAACGTACCTTCTAATAGTAATGCATTCATGACAATGTGACCACATGTTGCAACGTCCTGTGCAGACAAATATTTTTGGAGCAACATCAGTGTTTAGGTGGTGGTTGACAGAGTGTGTCTGATTCATGCCAGGGGAAGTTAGACTCGGGGGGGAATTTTTCCTGTTATCTAAAAGTGTccagaacaaacacacacacacacacacacacacacacacacacacacacacacacacacacacacacacacacacacacacacacacacacacattcagcaACTTTATTCACAGCCCTAGAAATTTTCCACAAGttctcaaattaaaacaaacctgTATTTTAGTGAGAGCATAACTtggtaagataagataagataagataagataagataagataaaaaatacctttattgtcccacaacaGGAACATTCGAGAGTTACAGGGGTAGAAAAGTGACTCTCCTAGCAAGTAAAAAGAATCCATCTGCaagtaaatataaatgcaacGGCAATGAAAGCCTCagtggtttgttagagaacattactgaacaaacagcatcatgaagaccaagaaagagtgggaagaagaaaggcATTGTTCAAATAAAAGCCACGAGAAGTCCCATTTGGGGTTTGCCACACCTCATTCAGGTGTGAGAAACCCCACACCTGGGGGATCAACCATGAGAAGTAAAAGAGCTGAAATACAAGCACGCATGCACGTTGTATGCACCGACTAGATTCTAAGACGCTAGACCACAcatgtcaaactcaaggcccgtgggcCGAATCTGGCCCGTTAAGGCAATTTATTctgccctcaagagccaaaaaatgcacatcatgtcataaagtaaagacatatatccttttaaattgtattaagtggctaaaactgtgcctcgtgtagcaaatattttttaaaaactgtgtagtaacatcatcctgccactagatgtcggttttcccacaacacattaatgCACTCCTTCAGCCATTGCTCTGAGGTCCATTGAACTCagagaaaatctatttttatcctttcacttatattagatatttatttttgtttttctgccaccTAAaagccaataataataataataaataaataaatctagtGTCgtattataacaaaataaaaaaatcaaggaaTTGAATGACATTTCAACGCACTGTATGTGACTTGCAAGACAATgtgtaaaaataacacaaactgTGAATCTGTTCTAAGACTTATTATAAAAGAACCACAAGTTACAAAAAATATTGTCCATTTATTCCTTGAGGGCGGAGTAAATTGTATTCAAGTTAATATAATCAGCGTATCATAATTATAACTTTGAAGTTTACAGAATAAACACATGTGCACTTTGATAAGTACATAAGTGGAAACAGGCCGGAGACAGGGGATACATGTGTTTTCTTTCAAGGAGCTATGACTAAATCAAGTCAGCGTCTTTCCTGAATTGGCATCAGATGTGCTAAACAGCTGGATCCCTAAAAGTTAAATGAGTCACTGCTGGACTTTAATGTTGCAACTGAACTGCATCTTACTGACACAGGTTTTGGGCCTTCCCCTACGCCGCATTCTAAATATGGCAACGGTTTGCAAATGGAAAATGgataaaagattaaaataaacaagcatGTGCTTTAAATAATTCTTTCTGTGACCCAACATGGACATGAAATGGTGTGGCAGCATGACTTCACATGGTCGCTAATGGTTTTAACACCTACTTTTCCTTTTCACAGGACAAATCAGCTCGTTCTGGTCAAACCAAACTATGTGGTGGGATGGACGACCACCACGAGACTGCGATGTAATCTGTTTAGCGTGCTGATGTTGAGAAAGGCTGTAAATTTGTACTGAATGTGACTCCATCAGTGCAGTGGTAGGATAATCTTCTGAAGGGTAAAAACATCTGGTCAACTCTGAGGAGACGTCAGAAAACACAGCTGTAAGACGTGGGCCCTGCTTCAGAGAGCAGGGTTAGTGGAAACCCAGAGTAAGTTGTGGAAATCCAGGAAGCTATTACCCTGAGTCAAGTTACCACTGCAACATACTGTGTGAACTAACTCTACTTATTGGCAGGGTTTATTGAACTAATgttttagctgagatctgcacaaggaaATTGTCAGGAAAGGCGTGTCCTTTTCTCAAGGAGCCTGTAGATACTGTAGTGCGAATACTCCATAGAACGCTCTGTCAGGAGAGGGTGATCAGACCACGATTAAATGTCTTATCATTTCCAAATTAATGTATTATTGAGcgctaaagttttttttgttgccacaGTCAATGATTTATCAGTTTTGAATAAGCTCTTTGTGCTGCATTTTGGTTTTATGCCAACGGCAGCTTTATATATGACAGATTATGCAGAACATCTTTCAGAGGCACCTATGTATGCGGCCCTTTCAGGGATGTTACTGTTGGACTTAGGTGCTGTAGAGTTCTGTGGCGTTCCCAGACCAACAAGTCTAATAACAGAAGAACAACACAGAATTGCATTTATCAGTAAAAGCCATAATTTATTCAGTATGCCATTTTCAGATTTCAAGCACTCCTTTTGGATTTTTCATGCATGAACTGGCTCCATagatgacacacacacacaccttcctATCACTGCTCCGTCAccaaatgaagaacattatgtgaaaaataagtttttccATAGTTTTAATGCGCTGGTAATCCTAAGTACATATAATCAACACAAACCCTAATGCTAATTATGAACTTGTACTGTGAAGATCATATGTGATTCGGCCCACGTGTTCAGCATTAATATGGAAGCCAACTGAGCTTGATTGTCAAATCCTTTTACATACTGAAAAGGGATTTGAGTAGCTATACATTAAAAATATAGTCATAAAGGTTTTGACCATTTTGAAGGCTTTCTGACAAACATAatctgtgtgattttttttattttagtcaacTTTTTGTGGTGCTGTAATACAAATCTTCGCATTGCAGTACCTTATATGGCCACTGGGGGAAGCCAGAGATTGGTTtcaaagagaaaatacagagtTATAGTTTTTAGCTGATTGCTGATAACGGTGGTGGGAAGATGAGGATGTGTGCTATGATTACTTACTCTGATCTATGAATTAAATTGCTAGATTTTGCCAATATCCTGTTTATCATAGTCCTCTGTTATGTGACACATTTCTTTTCACTGTATCAGAAGTTTGTTCAAGACTTTTTTTATGCAAACAAAGTTTATGGgtggttttctgtttctgttcaatTTTCACAAGTTGTCAGTTTCCACAGGGCAAAGCTGGCGCTCAGATCATCACAGACTCTGCTGACCTCCTACAGACTTAATTAAATGACCATCAGTCATCCCTGATCTGGAGCCAGGGCTGTACAACGTTTTGCTCATGTCAGGATGATTATATGAAAGTTGGGGGATCAATCCAAAACCAGATCGCTGGATCCCAGTTAAGATCTGCAGGCAGGTGGGGACAAGCATCAGACAACACATGCAAAAATGGATCGTAATCATAAAGCGCCCTGCTGTAGATTTACAGGGCTGTGCTTTGCTTAAATGCTGAGCTGTGGTCAGATGAATCCAAAACCAAGCACTGAGTATAATCTAAACATCACCATGTATCCACCTCCGTCAAACACTGAGGTGCAGACATTGAGTTAGGCTCAGGGCGATTTTACCACCAGGAACTTTAACACAAGAACTTTAGCTAGAACACCAAAAATGGGTCCTAGCATGAGTGCTAGACTCCATATTTCGATCAAATGGAAAATCTGTGAGGGGAGATGAATTAGCCCCAAGAAAATATAACAGATTAAGAGTCCCGGTAAAATGGAGCAGGCCAAAATCCACTGAGATGTGTGACCAGCTACCAGTCTTACCGCTATACTTGCCAACAGAGGTTTCTCCACCCAGTCTGAAGTATGTTAATCTGTGATGTGTCAATCAATGGAGTttttctttgatgttttttttctcttttgatttttattttttttaacaaaacagttTCACAAGAAAGAATGGGGGATGAAATACGCACGCACGCTCACACACATGCTTCCACACActcaagcacacacacacatacgcactgTAGATCACATCTCTGTTGTTGaactgtttaaactttttttttttttttacagaataaatCGTTGAAATGATAAATCCGCTGCTGACATACCATgcaatctttatttataaagtgcttaaaaacaaccaacagctgaaacaaagggCTGTACAttgctacaagctaaaacacatccattaaaagaaataaataaataaaataaaaagataatgcatgaaaacatttaaaagaaacagttttGTGGAAGGTCAGCTTTGGTGCGGAAGGACAACACGGTGAGTTCAAGATCAAATTGAAATACTTTAAGCAGTGTGATTTTACAGCATTCGTTTACCATCAAGTGTCCAATATAAAACTGTATGAATGGAATTCCCTAGTTTACTGATCTATGGAGATATTTTTTTCAGCAACAGAAAAACTTTACCCCGAGCTGCTATCCACTCCGTGTTCGACGGCATCGTTGTATTCTGAGGGCGTAATTACCCACAGGTTCTGAAAAGTCTCGGCCCTGTTTTAACCCGGCAGCTCCATGCCGGCCTCTCAGCCAACAGCCCTACTTAAAACCACTTCATAACTGCGCTCCAGCCATCAACCCCTGGCAACCTTCATGTAGGAAGTCTTCGAaatgtcagctttttttttttttttttttgcagaggaaCGCTCTCAGACCCATAAAAACTCCACAATGACCAATCAACTGTAATTGTAGCGCGAATCCGCCGCGGCACCACCCTTCTTCAGTCTGGGCGACATCTTGTTCTGCAAAGGAGGCCCTAAATCCGCCCCTGCAATTTCAGCTGCCTTTTCGCAAGCTCTCTCATTGAAAGGTTGGTACATGCACATAAAGTGGTACAAGAATAGGTTTTTTATAGTGGCACGTCGGGAGAGCTTGCAGAATGCGTGGGACTGAGAAGTGTCGCAAAAGTCACCGTGTCGTCGGTGTAAAATATGTAGCTGAGTTTCCTCCACACAGGCTTTGCTGAGGagattctaaataaaaaatgacaccCTCTTTTTGTCCGTTTGTTGAAacatgaaattttttttttgcccataacattttgttatatgTTCTTTCTGTTTGTAATTTCATCACCAGTAAAGATACTCTTAGACTCCTTGACctggaataaaaacacatttgtttgtaagattgccttcaactgttctagttaactgaatcaccacttttttgttctttttttttctatctacattttattcctacttgcttttattctgttttattttgctatatttttatcatgtaaagcactttgcattgtctttgtactgaattgtgctatataaatacatttcccttgccttgccttggatTCTGCAGAGGACTTCCTAAATTTACCCGAGACACAGAACTCACAgaatttgcagaaaaagttgCGTTCATGTAAATCATAATCACCAGTGTGccacatgaaaacaaaacaaacaaacatttaaatgacttttttttttcttttgctgtccCTTGCACTTGCTCTCTGCAAACCCCACCCTAATTCCATGGCACTAAATGAGGCTTTCCTAGGATTTGCAAGCGACATGAGTCACGATAAGTATTTAAAAAGGCGTTCTCATTAACCAGAACTTCTATCTCCGTCCTGGGGCTCCGTTGTACGTGCGGTGCCGGCTCTGTGAAATGATTGTCATGCTGCTCTCCTGCTGTGTCCTGGTCCTGTTGGCGACTGATCCAGGTGTCACAGCACCTACATTTATCCCAGAGGAGAGGAGCACTCCGTCACCAGAAGCACAGTTTGACTTGAAGCTGGCCACAGTAAGTGCCCCACTGCCTTGATTGCGTTTCAGAGGTGTGTGAGAGCGGAGCGCGGGCTTTAGAGCAGACATTTGTGCCAAAACTGTCCCCTGTGCTTGATAGAActtgtgtttaaaatgtgtttgttattACAAAAGGTTTGGTGTGATTGGGAGACGGGGGAGAGTAACTGCTCTGGTACTGGAGTCTATGTTGCAGCAGTTGTGCATAGTTCAGcagattattaatattatttttatattattgacAGCTTCTCTTTTGCTCAGTTTAATTTATTCTAAAACATGCTGATTTAGAAAAAACAGACCaactaaactaaacaaaatgCATGTGGCTTTTCTTTCTAGCCAGAGCTCTGATTCAAAGATATATCAGGTTAATTCAGAAGACTGGACTAAGTTTTCAAACCcccaaaataagttattttattaagtAGTTACTGGTGTATAATGATGCAAtgtgaagtgggaggaaaagaGTAACCCTTAACCTGGAGGTAAAGAAGTAATATTTAGgttaaaatttatatatttattttaaaactctaTTTCTGTTCTAAAAATGCCAAGTTTATACATATAGACCACAAGGTGATCATGTTTAATGGCACTTTTGTTTACGCCACCGTACAAAACAGTTTAATCTGGTTAAGAAAATTCCTTCTATGGTGCATTGCATTTGAAGTTGGAGCTAGTAGGAAATACAACAGGAATTCCCTTTAAAGGTCTCTGCTCTTATTTTTGACCACCAAATATGTTAAGCGCTGTGAAAGTTGCAGATACAGTAACTACACAGATGATACAGCTATGCTCCGAATTATTTCTGCCCCCAGACAGTTGGAGATTTAAGGCAGTCTTTCAATTTTACCCGCATTTTTCCTCTAAACAGAAGTAATGTCACCGTTTTGGAGTGACTGAGCCATACTCACAGGTACAAATTAGGGGGAGGAAAAAGtggccttccaacctcaaataCTTGGAGCTCATCAACAAAGACACAAATCATCCAgggaaacagacaaaaaagctgGTCGGCAATTGTAAGAAGGGTTATATTGTTATAATACAAACTAAAAATCGACATAGTTTATTGAAAAAAGTCTGAATAGTTTTTGGGCTTTACTGTATCTCAATAAACCAATAGCACACATGGTGCTTTACATCCTCTGTTTGTGAACTAATTGTTATTACCGTGTCTTACTAATGGTAATTAGCGCCACAATAATTACCAAATCCCTCAACCTGCAACTATAATAATCAACTCGGGTGTGGAGTCATTCTCAGAGTGGTGCTCTAACTCCCGGTTAGGCGCATACCactgcattattttaatttgtctttggaattgatgaaatgttttgttctgtttgaatttagtttaataaaattcaTCATGTTTTTGTTCTCATCTTTTGCCAACTCTCTAAAATGAAAGTAATTGCTAAATGAATGGAGCTAAACAGAAAAGAATCATGTTGAACCACAATTTCAATAAAACTGCATGAAAATAACTACAGCTTGTCAGAGTGTGACGGCAGATCATAGTACAAGCCAAGCTAGAGCTTAGCTTGCACTGACTACATGCCAGGAAAAAAGTCAAAGTTACCTTAGGTAAAGAAACTCCTTTTCTAGTATAAAGTCAGCCACACAACCCGCTGACATTAATCATATCATTCTGCATTATTTTACCAACCTGTGAAGAGTTGGATAGGTCAAAATGGCAGACTATGAAAAATCTAGTCTTCTTCTAGTCTCTTCTCTTATGCTGTGGATGTATGTATAGGCTTAGCAGTTGTTTTGCGTGTGtgataatgtttattttctgcCGACATGGTTGTAATTAAGTTAAAGCGCCTTGATATCTAATATGTACTGGCTGTAAATTAGGCCATTTCTCGCAAAACATCATGTTTTTCAAATTACAAGTGATGCCAGGAGAGGAATCATTGAAAGTTTTATGGAACTTCTTAAACCCCGGAGTATCCTGAGCTATACGTTTTTGCTTTCACTGAGCTGAAACCAACTGACTTATTTCTGTATCTCCACTGCTTTATAAATGGTGTCTGTTGAATCTGCTTACAGGACTACCTTCATCAGTACTACGACCTGCAACATGATCTGCTGGTGCGCGTAAAGAGAAGCGAGCCCGCCCTCATCTCCAAGGTGAAAGAAATGCAGATGTTTTTTGGGCTCAATTCAACTGGAGAGTTAGACTCCGAGACCCTGGAGGTGATGCAGAGCCCCCGGTGCGGCGTTCCAGATGTGGAGGAGTACAGCCACATCCAGAGCACACGCTGGAATAAGAACGTCATCACATACAGGTGCCGAGCTCGGCTCAGGGGGATTCTGCTTATGTCAAGTCATtcatgtcaaaaaataaatccgTCTGGTTGCTCCAAATAGCTCAGCCAAACCAAATCCACAGACATACTTTGAGGCCGACGGGCAATAAAACGTTTGGCAGAAAGAGGCATAAGCTGTTGTCACAAATCATCGCTGCTACACAGCTTTTTAGCTGCGGATTCATGACTCTGAGATTTCTTGTGGGCTTGTTGGACTGCCATCGTGACCGGTTTTACTTGAACTTATGTAACACTTTCTGTTCTGATCCAAGCTGTTTCACAGAGGCCCAGTAAATTACACCCAAcataaacctttaattaggaAGAGTGCAGTGCAACACTGtgttttccatattttatttatcaactATTCATTCACGTTTGAGTAATCCCACAAGCGTAGGCATGGCACACTGTGTTCACACCTTAGTGAACCAGAATTTCTCATTGTTTTCATACACAAGGATTTGTGTAAACATGATATATGGTACATGCATAACAATCTgttaattactttatttttatgtttataagTACACCAAATAATTAACTTGAAGTAATGGAGGATAATGCTATATATTTCTGCCATTCTGCTATTTATGGAGAAACACCAGTGTAACTTAGGGATGTCAGCTGATAACTAGCTGGGTTATGTAGAGCttcctgtttggtttgttaTTGAAAAACACGTATTACAGGAAATGAAGGGGAATATCTGGCAAATCAAGTCTGGGACTTGAGGCTAGCTCACGTTCTGAAAAACATTTACTGGGGTCAGTTTTGTGGAATTCATAGTGTTCGGCTGAGTCGTGGCAGCCGATGTTACCTTTCAGTGATTTCAGCGTTTTGTTGAAATGGTTTGTCAAGATAAAGAATCAGCTCTCCATCTGAGAAGGAAAATTCAGTGCTCAATGAAGGTCCCAAAGTAGTCAGATAAACACTAAACCTGCAGAGGGGAGTTCTGAGAAAACTGTGGACTTAgtctgaaaatgtgaacaagcaCAGGTCCCTTCCTCCCTCTAACGTTTTCACAAAACATAGATTGTTTCTCCACTAGTAGCACAGCTGCAGCATGCTGGCAATATTGAGCTTTAACAATGGTGCGTGCTGTGCAGGGATGTGGTGTGCGGAGTGCGTACATGACCATGGCTGACACTGCGAAGACATTCCTGGCCCTGATTGGTTGTCTAGGACCGGGAGCGGTgtgtttctgcaaatggcaTGTAGGACCACTGGGTGGAGCCTGATGAGgcttgttctttttattttattttttttatttttttacagcttttctgtctcatattttactgtcaagatatagtgacagttttaacaaatatgtaagaaatacatttttacaaaagttacctactgcagctttaactgcaTAAGTCGGACAACAAGTGAAGCCATGGGTTTCGCTTTGATTTGCAAGCACCCAGCATACAGAGGTGAGTGAATCATGTAGATGGAGTGTGAGATTGTGTAATGTCATAATTGGgttattgttttgttaaatGCTTTGAAAGATGATGTAAGAGTATTATGTTCCCATGACATCAGATCTTTCTACCTCATACAAACAAAAGCTATATATTCAATAGTATGATGGGGCATTATGATGAGTATTATACACATCATTAGcaattttgaaacattttgaaattgtTAATCTCATTCGAAAGTCTCAGGTCTACTTGTTTAGTACAGCTCTTGTCTGTGGGctgaaagggggaaaaagtgtTATTAGTGGCTTTATTCAGATTTGGCTTGGGTATAAATAAGCAACAACccttcctgtgtttttttttttgtttgtttctcacAGAATCGGCAGATACACCAGAGATTTGCGACGCAGCACTGTAGATTCGCTGATAGAGTCAGCTTTCGGTGTTTGGGCCAGAGCCAGTGGTCTGACGTTTATCAGGACACAAACCCGCAATGCTGACATCATGGTGGAGTTTGTAACCTATGGTAGGTTCATAATTGGCCTCGAATTAAAGGTGACAGTAGATGGTAGAAAATCAACAGAGCACGATATAGACATAGTGAGTATCGACATGGGAAACCATACTAGTAATTTTACAGATAACAGAGGCAGCGTCATCATGGACACCCTGCTGGACTCCATGCATACACTCATTCAGAGGTAAACAGAGGCCTGTAATTTGGAAAAACGGGTTTCTCTGTGGTTTCTGTTTCATGTTTGGCCTGGACTGAATTCTGAAGCGCATGGTGACTTTTATCCGTTTGACGGCCCCAGAGGCACGCTGGCTCATGCCTTTGGTCCAGGGACGGGTGCTGGAGGCGACACGCACTTTGATGACGATGAGCGCTGGACAGCCGGAAGAACAGGTGTCGAACAGAATCACGCAAACGGACGCGGAGCAGAACAGCACCGCAGACAGTAAGATTCACCGGGcatgttttctgttctgttgcAGGTTTTAATCTGTTGTTGGTAGCAGCTCATGAATTTGGCCATGCTTTAGGGCTCAAACACTCCAGAAATCCAGAATCACTGATGTATCCGACCTACAGAGCCATTCGTCCCACAAACCTGCTGTCCAGCGAAGATGTAACCaatatcaaggcactttacagtaAGCTGCATATCTAACTTACAAATGCATTATATACCCTTAAATAACTCACTAACTTCTCCTGATGCGTTAGGTCCTTTCAGGGGTCCTAGAAACTGGCTGCTCAGACCACTGTTACCCAGACTTATGCAGGAAAAATGTGCACAGGACCTCACCTTTGATGCTGTGACAACTGTCGGGgatgctactttttttttcagagacaGGCATGTTCACACTTGCTATCTACATTAATATGTCCATAAACAAATCCTCAGCACATCTTATTTGAAAGTTATGTTCACCAACAATTTCCGTCTGTGTTTCGCTTGGTGGTATTCACTCCACTAGATACCTCTGGATTAAACATAATGTGCAGTCTGACATAAAGGAAGGCCCCATCACTAACTTCATGCCCACAATAGAAACTCGCATCGATGCAGCCTTCTGGATACCTCGCAGGTCCACGGCCTACCTCATCCATGGTGACTATGTACCGTTGCTTCCAACGTAACCGCTTTAATGCTGTGAGATTTCAGAAAAACGTTACTTTTTTGTCGTGTTTCAAATACAAGAGATACAAGGGAACCAGGTCTGTTGAACAGTGCACGCTCAGCACATTTTCACAATAACTCTAGCGGTGAAAGGCTGGTCCTGTATTGGCACCAACTCTTCGGTGGGCCGcagaaaaaataacaactatTTATTAGGACCAGGAGGTTGGCTCATGGAGAtaagtaacaaataaaacaattatttaacatGTTAGCTCTGCTTATAGTCTGCGCAGTTAAAGACAATTGAACACAACCACAGAGCTTCAACGTTAGTTAAATGTTGGGCTGAAACCTGAATAACCTGAATTATTGCTGCCTCTCTCAGATTCCTGCACTTTGTTTGAATAACACTAGTCCAGTGCTAAATGTTGCTCAATAGCACTACTGTTTTCCGTTAATTTTATAAATGGTGCTGCTTGTGACTCCagttataaaaaaatgtaaggtCCTTTACTACACCAGGCTGATATTAATAAGTCCAGCTTGAAACGGCGTGTAGTTCCTATTTTCGGCATCATTGATAAGTATTGTTTTATATTCTGGTTCTTTTTTTGCTGAACCCACGTGGTAAATTTGGTAATTTGTTTGGATAAATTCTTTGAACTGTAATTTTTGACAGGTTGCGTCTGAGAGGCCTTCTTCCTCTCT from Fundulus heteroclitus isolate FHET01 chromosome 18, MU-UCD_Fhet_4.1, whole genome shotgun sequence encodes the following:
- the mmp20b gene encoding matrix metalloproteinase-20; this translates as MIVMLLSCCVLVLLATDPGVTAPTFIPEERSTPSPEAQFDLKLATDYLHQYYDLQHDLLVRVKRSEPALISKVKEMQMFFGLNSTGELDSETLEVMQSPRCGVPDVEEYSHIQSTRWNKNVITYRIGRYTRDLRRSTVDSLIESAFGVWARASGLTFIRTQTRNADIMVEFVTYAHGDFYPFDGPRGTLAHAFGPGTGAGGDTHFDDDERWTAGRTGFNLLLVAAHEFGHALGLKHSRNPESLMYPTYRAIRPTNLLSSEDVTNIKALYSPFRGPRNWLLRPLLPRLMQEKCAQDLTFDAVTTVGDATFFFRDRYLWIKHNVQSDIKEGPITNFMPTIETRIDAAFWIPRRSTAYLIHESTFWTVKGSVVRGKPRSLSFFGFPAWVQDVDATVHIVKTGRTLFFMHDIYWSYNENRKVMDFGYPRTISEDFPGVNATINAAFYKGDFIYFFVGPQVYKFDYSHRVVVGIETANSWLGC